GAGGAACGCACCGGCGAACCCATAGGGCCGCAGGTCGCCCTGCCCCGCACCGAACAGCTTGACCCCGGGCGCCAGGGTGAACGACATGAGGTTCTGCTCATTCTCGTCCTGATCGGTACCCGACCCGATGGTGGCGCCCGCCTCGATCCCCACCTCCAGGCGTGGCGAAACCATGTGCCACACGCCGATGGTGGGCTGCCCGAACGGGCGCAGGGAGAGCGCGGTGGACCGTTCCGGCGCGTCCTGGGCGGATGCGGCGCGGGGCGCGAGGAGCGCTGCGGAAAGCACTGCGATACATGCCACTCGGTTCATTGGAGATTCCGTTCGGGATCGGAGTTTCGGGCCCCCCGCACGCACCGGATTCCGTGCGTTTGCGGGGCTCTGGACGGCGGGGCATGGCGCGGTGTATGCTGCCGCGCACAGGAAAGTTCCCGCGGCCGCGATTGGCTGCGTTTTCCCACACCGGCGAACATCATGGCGAACGTGGCGGGCGGGGTCGAGGCGGCCATCCGGTCAAACTGGGAGCGGTTGAGCGGCAAGCCCGGTGGCAAGGCGCTCTTCAGCATGCTGCTGGGGCGGATGGTGCCGTACTCGGGTTCCATCGGCGCGCGGGTGCAGGAGCTTCGCCCGGGGTACGCGCGGGTGACGCTGGCGGACCGCCGCAAGGTTCGCAATCACCTGCGGTCGGTGCACGCGATCGCCCTGATGAACCTGGCGGAGCTTGCCACGGGCCTGGCGCTCAACGTGGGGATGCGGCCGGATGCGCGCTCCATCCTGAAGGGGCTCTCCATCGAGTACCACAAGAAGGCCCGCGGCACCCTGACCGCCGAGGCCAACGCGCCGCTGCTGGACAGCAACGAAGAGCGCGACCTCGAGGTGACGACGGACGTCCGCGACGAGGCCGGCGACGTGGTCGCCTCGGCGATCGCCCGGTGGCGAGTGGGGCCCAGGAAGTGACGGAGCCTTAGGATTGATGCGCGTCCAGCCGGCAGTGGTGCGGCCTCGGGCGCCCCCCATCCCCAGCCCTTCCCCCGCAAACCGCGCGGGGGAAGGGAGCCAGTGTGGAGTGCTGCCCAGACCTCCCCGTCTCGCCAAAGCCTGTCATCCTGAGGCCCAGGCGCACCCTGCCTGCCCGCAGCACATCCTGCGCGGGCCGAAGGAACTAGCAGCGGCCACGTAACCGCCCGGGCGCGGCAGCGGTCACCACTGCAGAGGACGCGGCTCCTCAATGAGGCCCGGCGTTCAGGCGGGGATCCCTGGTGAAGGCCGGTGTGTTTCGGACAAGCCGGCGCAGTTCCCGGCTGCCCTCACCCCCGGCCCCTCTCCCGCAAGCGGGAGAGGGGAGAATTCGATTGCGCTTCGGCAGGTTCGGACGCATGCGCAACGCACCTTCCGGAACGCTCGGCCCTTGCTCCCTTCCCCCGCGCAGTTTGCGGGGGAAGGGCTGGGGATGGGGGGCGCCCGGCGCTGCGCCACACCCACCGGAGCGCTCCAACCCGGTTTTCGCACTAACGCACTACCCCGCCGTTCAGTACCGCGTCTCGATCCCGTGCACCACGCGGAACGTGTCCCGGGCGATCAGCAGCTCCTCGTCCGTGGGA
The sequence above is a segment of the Longimicrobium sp. genome. Coding sequences within it:
- a CDS encoding hotdog fold domain-containing protein, whose translation is MANVAGGVEAAIRSNWERLSGKPGGKALFSMLLGRMVPYSGSIGARVQELRPGYARVTLADRRKVRNHLRSVHAIALMNLAELATGLALNVGMRPDARSILKGLSIEYHKKARGTLTAEANAPLLDSNEERDLEVTTDVRDEAGDVVASAIARWRVGPRK